A segment of the Denticeps clupeoides chromosome 2, fDenClu1.1, whole genome shotgun sequence genome:
GCTGCAGACAGTGGGACATTTTACTATTAGTGCTTTTGTCATGTCTGATACAAAAACAATGCATCTGTGTTTTAAAGGTCTCCtgacatgtacatttttttttcttttatatccgtcttattggtcccctaatactgtacctGAAGTCTGTTTCAGAAATTTGGTGCACAAATTCCAGTACCACAATGAGATTTAGCCAGGACGTCTGTAGCtctaaatgataatgaggaggagagacggCTATAGAAGTTTTGTGGAAATGGCATCataaacaccattcaccaaccacaatatttGGCGCAGACCAATAAATCCCCTTGTGACAACATAACGGCCTGAATTCCAGATcaaaccgtctgagctgccactctctgaacggtgaagcagaatgaccaaagcactttCTATACATACCGACATTTCTATCCACTGCATGACCATAGATaggctagaggaactcataataatgttaaataatctcacaaagagaaattttcatgtcagggcaCCTTTAAATATAAAGAATTGGGCATTATATTCCAACAACAATAAATGTTTTCCTGAACACAGAATATCTATCATATATTAAACACATGCTGACCACACACTACCCCCCAACTGGCCAAGTACTGACTAAATGAACACTGAACTGAAACCTGTTCATCTACGTTAACTGGAATGTTGTAACATTATCATCCAGTGTAAGGTTCAATCTTGCCGTATATGCACAAAAGTGacttttagattttatttaatttttttttaatacaataatcATTCCTGAGTAAAGAGTGGTCCACCAACACCAGTCCTGTGGTCAGAAACTGGCTACTGATGAAGGCCAAGAACACAGTCGAGCAGCCAGGCTGCTTGTTTAAAACCGCACAAGACAGTAAAACGTTTGCGGGCGCTACTCACCCTCTGGGACACCTCCTGTGACAGCACGTCGTAGCGCTCATGGAAGAGCTGATGGCGGTCCTCTGGGGGCGCCGCGTCCTGCCCTGAGCAGTCAGCGTCACTCGGGCGGTACAAAGGATAATGCTAACGTGACAAATAAGTCAGCAGTGATGCAACAAGAGAGAGCAATTGCAGAAAATTGCTATGCCATCCGTTCATCATACGAAATGTGTcgtttttcatttatttatattgtggTCTATGTGTTATTACTGATGTTTCCACCTTCTgaatttttgtctgtgtgtggggtTGGGAGAAGGGACACTTTCGTAATGTTACCTttgttaatgtttaataatttCAAATTAATGCCTGTAAatgctttttgttttaaaaatgtaatagataaatcacatatatacatacacacacacacacacacacacacaccccttgtATGGGTATTCCATGTGTATTAATGTCCACTGGAATGGAAATCCATAAACACTAAACTGCCTATCACAAAACAATAGACTATTTAAAGTCCAGTGTATGTCCCATGAATACATGAACAATGGCAGGTCTATTCAGAAAATACCTGATCCTCGCCAACCTTTGTATATTTAGGGTTCATTTGATCCGTCCGCAGAGGACAGTGTTTGAACCGGTTAAACCAGAAATGTCTGTGCACAGTGATTCAAAATGCGTCCCTTCATTACCAGCGGCAGATTGTAACATGAAAAACGAGTGCTCGGATGCGTATATCTAGTTATTCTTTGTTGTAGATCTGCACTAATGGATGGTGAACGGACACATATGCGCACAAAACAATACTCTACCTGTAGTATGATGGGAGCTGCAGCGGGAAACAGCTCAGTATCCTGGCAACGCTGTTTCATGCCTTCCAAACGGCGGCCCTGAACAATTGAGAACCTGCTTAACAGGAGAGTCGAAACGCGACATGCAACCGCTGCAACACTTGGGGACAGGCACTGAGAGTGGACAATCTGACCCCGCGTCTGGTTGCGAACACCACCAGCCTCAATAGAGCTCAAGTGCCACACCCTCCCCCATCCCAGAACCTTGTTAACGCGATATAGACATGAACGGATACACAGGAGGAGCATTATTACCTGCGCCGAGCAGTTGAGGGCGTGCGACAGCCTGTGCAACTCGTTCTCCACGCTCTGGCAGATGGGACAGCGGTCCCCATGCAAGGCCACACTGTTCACCAACAAGAAGCTGCGCAGGAAGCACGACGCGTGATAAGGACCCATTGAGGTACGTCTTCCTTACCCAAGGCCGCGACACGGCCGAAGCAGACTTACTTCACTCCTCTTCTGGACAGGATCCTGGCAGACGTGGCATTGAAGACCTTCTCAAAGCGCTGCAGTTTGTGCCATGTCATCCTGAAATGCACAGGTGAGACAGGGGACATCTAAAATGGCTCAAGTGAATGCCAAAATACCAATCAGGGGGCAGCGGCTGAAGCAATACGGCTGAATCtaggctttttaaaaacctaTTTCCCTCAAAGGACACTAAGCTTTGGATATTAAGTATGGACATCACAGTATAAACGTTCCCAACATAGCTACAATTTGATGTGCTTCACACAAATCCACTGCTGTTCATTCAAATGCTTCTTTTTATTCCAGCTCTTGACATACTCATCATGGAAGCCTATGTCATGGTTCCCAACAACGACCACCAGCTCTGTGCTGCTGGGATGGCGGAACATCCGCCTGAAGCGGCCCACGTCGTAGTTCCAGTCCTGAGGAAGGAGCAAAGAAGCAGCCATTCATCACTGCGGATGTCAATGAAAGttattgttttttgtatttatcccatcaccattttgtgagcggggagcagtgtgtggggacggtactcgttggcaccttggcagattgggattcgaaccggcaaccttccgtaCCCGCTTGGCCGCCACTGGCCCACTGTTAACGGAAACCGCTCTCTACCTCAGCTCTGACTCCGCAACCGACACCTCCCGACAGAGACTTTATTCCACTCAGTTGGGCGCACGTACATGTAgagatggcagtggtggcctagcagttaaggaattggccccataatcagaaggttgccggttcgaatcccgatccgccgaggtgccactgagcgaagcactgtccccacacactgctccctgggagcctgtcatggctgcccactgctcaccaagggtgatggttaaatgcagagaacacatttcactgtgtgcaccgtgtgctgtgctgctgtgtatcacaatgacaatcactttatgtACAGCACATTATGTAACAAATTAAGAATCTTGCACAACAAGTAAAACAAGCAAAGTAAAGTACAGCAGATATGATATCCTCTTCTCAATTATGTAAAAGTGCCCTTAACAgttatctaaaaataaaaaacccaccATGCACTTACTatggtctgtctgtgtgtgtgtgtgtgtctgtctgtctgtatgtgtgtgtgtgtgtgtgtgtgtgtgtgttttaaccaCAGGAAGTCTATGGCAGCACATGTTTTGAAGTGAGTCTGTGAAGATCTGGGATCGTATTTATATCATATTTATAGTCCTTGCAGAGAAGCAGACTTCGGTAAGACAGACACTGATTTGTTGTTATATGTAATgttgcggaaaaaaaaaaaacggattaaAGCTTCCCGGAgttaaaatgtccaaaaaaaggTCCAGATGTGCGGGGCGGCCCAGATGTCGCTACCTCGGTGGAGCTCCATTTTCCCTCGTCGAAGACGTCCCCCAGTATGAAGACCACCTCGGGTTTCAGGGCCCACAGCGCCGTCTGAAAAGCTCTCTCCATCTGCCACTCCCTGCGAGGGAATAACGCACATTTTAAACTTCTTACTTCTACGCTTGCTAGAAGTGCcaattatttatattacatcTTACAACCCTTATGCACTTGAACTACATGTACGAAacatttatgtatgtttatatatgtaatataggatggtagtaacacactcgcatatgaaagtgaaaagcgaagtgattgccattgtgatcactgaaatgtgtcctctgcttttaaccatcacccaggcgcccggggagcagtgtgcggggatggtgccttgatcaagaggacctcagtggtaccttctgataacagggccATGTCtttaaatgctaggccaccagcgcatatgaaccagaagacccaggttcaaaccccactgacccCTGagcgagtgtctccagggggggactgtccctgtaactactgattgtaagtcactctggataagggcgtctgataaatgccgtaaatgtgataAACATTATGCTGCTCATCATCAGTTTCACACATTAACAGGCCGGTCTATTCTCTTACAATGACTGACTACGGAGGTTCTCTTTCCCCTGAATCCCACCGGACCAGTCAGACTGGTTCTACGTGGAGTGACAGCAGAGGAACTATTTTAagcactgacaaaaaaaaattaatctgatTGCAGCCCCATGCACGCTCAGCCAGGTTGGGCGATTTCATAACCACATTCACCGATATTGATGTAAGCCCCCTAAGCCCTGATATTCCCAGATTCTGCAGATTTcctttacatttgcagcatttatcagcatgtATTATTTCCTCTGCCCTCGTGGAATATGTAAAGCACTCATCACACGCCATAAATGGTAAATAAATGCCTTTGCATTTGGGCACGCGTGGGAATAATTTACCGTCGTAATTTGTCGAACCAGTGTCCCCTGATCGCCCCCAGGAGATGCGTGTCCGACAGGAACAAAGCACGGAGCGGCGgcgcctcttcctcctcctcctcctcctcccgcaaCTCCGGCCACGAGCATCGCAGCACGGCGGTGTAATAAATCAGACACTCGCAAAACAGGACCACGGCGCACACGGACACGGCCAGCGAGGCGGCGAAGCCCAGCCCGCACCTCCCGCGGGGAGCGTGCATGTCCGTGTCCTGGCGCCGCGACGCGACGCCACGGGCTCGGCAGCCGGGTGATGGAGCTCCGCGTCCTCCCGCCCCCTCCAAAAAGAAATACACGCATCCGACCGAACCGGCCGCTCCGGCTTTACCCACGCACACGCGCACGTCCATCCAGACCGGATGCGGGAACGGGACGctgcgtggggggggggggggggtccatgCGGCTCAGTTCGGACCGGCGCCTTCCCATAAAGAACCCCGTCTTCTGATAAGAAGTCCCTGATATGAGGGTGGCACGCAGGTAAAAGGATGTCAGGATGATTTAAACCACAtttacagttcaggccaaaagcctggacacaccttctcatccgatgtgttttctttattttcatgaccatttacagattctcactgaaggcctcaaaactatgaatgaacacatgtggatatATAAATAGGAtggatttatgtatttttgttttaccAAAACAGCCCAGAGGGGTACTGCCACGACTCCTACTGTACCCCAGTTTATCATTGTGTAGATGCAGATGACCTTTCCTGCCCTGTCATCCATTCTCAGTTATGAACGCATGGAAATCTAAACAGAAAACTATTAAGAGAAGATTATTGGATAAACTGATCTTTTATTAGTCCTTTAGCAtttgccaagtaaagtaaagagaagcaaaaaaataaaaaaaaacacagacaacttttcgactgtataatataagcAAATAGTCgtagaaaagaaaaactgtgaatgtgagctgtaaaaataaaaaatgtcagtatatacataaaatatatatttgtcaaATTTTActtatgtaaatgttctgtttccGTATGCTTAACTTCATCCTAATCCTGGCATAATCaacttggcggattgggattcaaaccttttCGGCAAAttcggcaaccttttgattacagtgaaagtgaagtgattgtcattgtgatacacagcagcaccgcacacggtgcacacagtgaaatttgtcctctgcatttaacccatcaccattggtgagcagtgggcagccatgacaggcgcccggggagcagtgtgtggggacggtgctttgctcagtggcacctcagtggcaccttggtggatcgggatttgaaccggcaaccttctggttacggggccgcttccttaaccgctagaccaccactgccccaatgttgGTAGCACCAGGTTGCAACATAACAAGATTGAAAAAGTGCAGGCGGTCTGAGTACTTTCTGACACCACTGCAGCCATCACCCAAAAATATGAAGCCATCAGCAGCCCTGACCTGTGAACAACAATCGAACATATAAGAGTCCAAAACGGTTCCTTTGCTCGTGTCTGCATCTTTAACTCTGCCTGCGATCACGTCTTTACTTCTTTCACACTTTCATGTCTCTGTAgtgctgaagtgaagtgactgtctttggtgagcagtgggcagccatgacaggcacccagggattGCTCaggattcgggattcgaaccttcacTTGATGGGTCCTATCCTTCTACTCTTGTCTACTTTCATCAGCTAATGTCCTCATTCCACCACTGGGTTTTCTTTGGCCTCATTCTTCTGATCCTGATCTTTGTATGCTTTCCTCCACTTCACTCTTCTTCTGTTCCAGTTTTCCTCTTCTTAAAATATGCCCACATTCCTTTTTGGACAAAAGCTACCACCATCTGACCTCCTGCATTTCTCTCTTTTATACCATACCTACCCATCGTCTCCTCATCACCTACACGTCTTCATCTTTGTCATCAATCTCACACCCCAGCTGTGGCACATATGCACTTataaccatcatcatcatcctttCCATCTCCAACCACCTATAAACCTGACCCAGCTTCCCTTCCACCTGGTCTCCTGCACACACAGTCATGCTGCCAGTGTTTCCTGCCCTTGCTCCTCTCCTCATGATTCACCTCCGTGCCTTAATCCAGGCCTTGACCGATTCATATCTAATAAAGTGACATGCCCGTCCTGATCTTACCCTTCTCATTTACCCCACCTCACTTGGGACCAGCCCATAGAAATACACTGGTATGTGCATCTCTAGTGGTTGGCTCatgcttatttatttgtaataatttgttttaatgtaaaatgctgccatttttttatttaacatctAGCGTGAATACATCTAGTCTGGTAGTCTTTTTGTTGAAAAGCAGAATAAGTatacacatgaataaataatattgcATAATTCTTGTTCAAGGATGGGACGGAGATTAAAGGCGGACAGTCTCATGCGTGGTGTGTAAAACGTAAACAAGGCGTGATTGGCCCGCGGGGACCACGTGACACCTTCCTAGCCCCGCCCCGTCTGTCCGTCCGTCTCCGCCGCGGAGAGCGGGTTCGATTCCGGCGTTCCCGTCCCGGACTTCGCACTTCCAGAGATCCCGATGGTGCTCCGCGCTCGCCCGTAACCACCCGTCCGGCGACGTTTTAGAAGCGACATTCAGCAAGACGCTCGATTTGTCTACTTAGTTCCATTTTAATCCTTCCTCTTCGAAGAAGTGCCGCGATACACCGTAGCCAGCTTTAGTTATGCGACATTTTCGGGGGGTTCTGACCACACGTACACCGCGTGAACGTTGCCCGCTGAAGGTCACCTCGCGTAGGCCGCGCCGCAGTGACCGCGGCATGCTGGCGTCCCGTCGCGTCCCCCTGCCTCGCTGAAGCCGCCATGAGCTCcgctggggaggatgaccggtGCTGGGCGGACTGCATGGACGTCGCGGTGCGGATGGCGCGTCGGGCGGGACAGGTACGGCCGTGCGCGTGAATAACGGTCCCGCTCgccaggcccctccccctctcccGTCTTCGCCCCTCTTCTTTACCCTTAATGTCtgcaaaatgttcaaaatagtAAGTAGGCCATAAGGCTGCAGTTTATAATAAAACGGTGATTTAATGGCCTAAATTTGCCCTAAATTGAGGTGAGCTTGGAACAGGTTTCCCCTTTACCGCTGATAAACAGGTTATTATAGGATAAAGGTCATTTGTTTGACTGTATAAATCCTTTGTTGTGCCATGGAGATACCGGGATCAAGAAGGcagttcacccagggcgaggctcggCCATTGcactgtgctgacccctgcgaaatCCCTAAATGGGGgcatgggacagtggtggcctagcgggtgaggaagcagacccgtaattagaaggttgccgcttcgaatcccgaactgaggtgcctgtcatggctgcccactgctcaccaagggtgatggttacaagcagagggcacatttcgttgtgtcaccgtgtgctgtgttcagtgtttcacaatgacaatcaccttcTCTTGGTTTCTGATTTTATGCCCTAAATATTTAACTTATATGAAGCTTTTTAAACAGaaccatgaaaaatgaaaaattttcCAGAAGTCTGGTAAAACTGACTTTGCTGCCTTTTGGGATGATTTGGCACTTTCTGCCCTACTTGCTGCAGGTCGTGCAGGAGGCGGTGAAACAGGAGAAGCGCGTGAGCTCCAAGAGCACGCCGACAGACCTGGTGACCGAGGCCGACCAGCAGGTGGAAGATCTCATCATCTCCACCCTCAGGGAGAAGTTCCCGTCGCACAGGTAGGTGCATGTGTGGTCCACAGTGAAAAGCACTGGTTACCAGTAGAACGTGTAAGTGCCTGTAGGTTAATCATGTTTGTGTTCTTGTTCTGTGACACATGGAGTATTATGTGACTCTTCCAGATTCTACAGAATATTGATTGcattgatttttaaaatgaaacgtCCAGGTGACAGAAGTAAAGCAGCGCTAAGTGTATGTTGCTGCTGGacacagtttatttatttttgaacagGTTTATTGGGGAAGAGTCGTCTGCTGAAGGGGAAGAATGCATCCTGACAGACAGTCCTACCTGGATCATAGACCCCATTGATGGAACGTGTAACTTTGTGCACAGGTATGGATCAGCAATATTGTCACATATAAGGATATGTATGCCATACACTGTGGATATGAAAAGAGTGATAAAATGGTTTTTGTGATGCAAAAGGATgagaccacaataaatcatttaataaCTTTTGCGTTTAGTGTGAGCTGTAACGCGTACAGTTGAACGGAAAAACAATTTCAGCATTCAGGCTTCACACCTTCCATCAGTTAAAGTGACTGTGATTAAACCCAAAGGTTTCGCTGTACTAGTGGGATTTCCCTCACACAAGGCTTACAAAGCAGAGCTCATTGTGGAAAGATATCGGTCAGGAGAaagggtaattttttttattttgcacagatTATAAATCACATTAGACATTATTGTTGTGGTCTCGTTTTTTATGCATCATTAAAAATATAgcacttaaaaatgtttttaataaacgtTTTATATACACTGTGTGATCATTAACAGTATAAGTATAATTGATGATGACATGCTTACGACATCTTGCCCAGTCCCACTTGTTGGCTGAATTGTGCTACTGAATTTTTACTATTTCTCTCGTGCAGTTTCCCTATGGTGGCAGTTAGCATTGGATTTGCAGTGAAAAAGGAGGTACTTCAATCCGACTTGGCTTCAAAAggtcttttgtattttttcacgTTAGAAAGTTTACAAGTGATGTAGgttgtttttcatgtgtttagCTTGAATTTGGCGTCATTTACCACTGCTTCGATGGCACACTGTACACTGCAAGGAGAGGCCATGGCGCATTTTGCAATGGCGTTCGTCTTCAAGTATCCAAGGAGAAGGGTCAGTACACATGCAAAGTTGATCATTCATcgtcattaaaatatttaataaagaatGTATAACAAGTTgaccttgtttttattttagacaTATCTAAGGCCCTCATTTTGACAGAAATTGGCGCTAAACGGGATCCAGCCACACTGGACATATTCTTGGGGAACATGAAAAAGCTGCTGAGCGCGCCAGTTCATGGGTATTTCATACCGTACTAGTGAACAAATTACGCATTGAGTAACTAGGGCCTCGTGGTGTGCGCtggtttaagaaaaaaaaaagtcctctgcTCCCGCAGAGTCAGGATCATCGGCAGCTCCACGCTGGCACTCTGTCATATAGCTACGGGGGCGGCTGAGGCCTACTACCAGTTTGGCCTGCACTGCTGGGACATTGCTGCTGCCGCAGTCATCATACGGGAGGCGGGGGGCTGTGTGATTGACACCACGGGTGAGTCTCAAGACACCTTCCCTTCCCGTGCGTCATGTTGTTTTAGGCTGTAAACAAAACGTCTTCATATTTACTTGTATTGCTTGTTATAAAAGATTAAAtaactaataaaaatatttgagtATCTAATCACGCTTTGCATAGTAAACTAAAGCCCTGTGGGGAGAGAATGACTTCTTGTCTTGTTGTAAACCACCACGAATGCAATTTGTaggcttcattttcatttgatatGAGTAAAAAGAAGGCAAAGTGGCTTTGTcagaggaatgtgtgtgtgtgtgcgcctgccTGCCTGTAATGTCTCTACACAAAGAGCCTCTGTTGAAAAGGGCTGTGAGGTCATGATCATGTGGTCATGAGCCCCAGCTCTCAGCACAGTCAGTGGCACTCAGGGGAGACAACAAGGGGTCCTGTGAGACCAGCCGAGCTATCAGCCTCCTCGAAAAGAGGCGCGCCCCGCCGCTGCCTGAACGAAAATTGTTACCTTATCCGACGTTTTGGAAAGTTGTACAGACTAATTTTGAGCATTTCTGTTAAAAGGCGCTCCCCTCGACCTCATGTCCCGAAGGGTCGTGGCCGCGGGCTCCAGGGAGATGGCCGAGTACGTCGCACGGCAACTGCAGCCCATCAGTTACGAGCGGGACGACCACGACCAGGGCACTCGACCCTGATCAGACACGTGACCCTTGGACCTCCAGCATCCTGGCATTTACCTCAGGTCCCACAATC
Coding sequences within it:
- the impa2 gene encoding inositol monophosphatase 2, coding for MSSAGEDDRCWADCMDVAVRMARRAGQVVQEAVKQEKRVSSKSTPTDLVTEADQQVEDLIISTLREKFPSHRFIGEESSAEGEECILTDSPTWIIDPIDGTCNFVHSFPMVAVSIGFAVKKELEFGVIYHCFDGTLYTARRGHGAFCNGVRLQVSKEKDISKALILTEIGAKRDPATLDIFLGNMKKLLSAPVHGVRIIGSSTLALCHIATGAAEAYYQFGLHCWDIAAAAVIIREAGGCVIDTTGAPLDLMSRRVVAAGSREMAEYVARQLQPISYERDDHDQGTRP
- the mppe1 gene encoding metallophosphoesterase 1 — protein: MDVRVCVGKAGAAGSVGCVYFFLEGAGGRGAPSPGCRARGVASRRQDTDMHAPRGRCGLGFAASLAVSVCAVVLFCECLIYYTAVLRCSWPELREEEEEEEEAPPLRALFLSDTHLLGAIRGHWFDKLRREWQMERAFQTALWALKPEVVFILGDVFDEGKWSSTEDWNYDVGRFRRMFRHPSSTELVVVVGNHDIGFHDEMTWHKLQRFEKVFNATSARILSRRGVNFLLVNSVALHGDRCPICQSVENELHRLSHALNCSAQGRRLEGMKQRCQDTELFPAAAPIILQHYPLYRPSDADCSGQDAAPPEDRHQLFHERYDVLSQEVSQRLLWWFKPRLILSGHTHSACHILHDSKYPEISVPSFSWRNRNNPSFIMGTFNSTDFLLSKCFLPEESSVIAVYCGSAFAILLIALGHFHLFRGTISFSGLMGKHKSM